The region GGTGCAAAGGCCGGAAGTCCGGTGACGTGAATGTTCTCGCCCTCGGTCAGGGTGTCGCCGACGCGAAGCTGGCCGTGGTTTGGCACGCCGATCACGTCGCCCGGATAGGCAAGGTCGGCGATTTCGCGCTCTTCGGCGAAAAAGAAGATAGGCGCGGAAACGGCGATCGTCTTGTCCGCGCGCACGTGCTTCAGCTTCATGCCGCGCTTGAACGTGCCCGAGCACAGGCGGACGAAGGCAATGCGGTCACGGTGTTTCGGGTCCATGTTCGCCTGAACCTTGAAGACGAATCCGGTGACCTTGTCCTCATTCGGCATGATGGTCCGCCCGCCCGTCGCCGGCTGGGAATGCGGCGGCGGGGCAAAGTCGGCAATGAAGTCAAGCAGTTCCTCGACGCCGTAGTCCCTGAGCGCGGAGCCGAAGAACACCGGCGTCATATGGCCTTCCAGGAAGCTCTCCTTGTCGAACCGGGCGTAGCCTTCAGCGCCCAGTTCGACGTTTTCCGTAAGCTCGTCCATGATCCGGTCGAAAACCGTGCCGGTCAGGATCTCGTCGTCCAGCCCGGAAACATCCCTGGTCACGGCATAGGGGCCGCCGCGCTCGCCGGCCGAGGTATGGAATTTCTTCTTTTTCCAATCGTAGACGCCGAAGAAGTCGGAGCCCATGCCGACCGGCCAGGTCTGCGGCGAAACGTCAAGCGCCAGGGCTTCCTGGACCTCGTCGAGGATTTCCAGGGCATGGCGCCCTTCCCGGTCGATCTTGTTGACGAAGGTGATGATCGGAATGTCGCGCAGGCGGCAGACCTCGAACAGCTTCCGGGTCTGGGTCTCGATGCCTTTGGCCGCATCGATCACCATGATCGCCGCGTCCACGGCGGTGAGCGTGCGGTAGGTGTCTTCGGAAAAGTCCTCGTGGCCCGGCGTGTCGAGCAGATTGTAGATGATGCCGTTGCGCTCGAACGTCATTACGGAGGACGAAACGGAGATCCCGCGCTCCTGCTCGATCTTCATCCAGTCGGAGCGGGCGCGGCGACGCTCGCCGCGCGCCCGTACCTGGCCGGCGGCCCGGATCGCGCCGCCCGAAAGCAGCAGCTTTTCGGTGAGCGTCGTCTTACCGGCATCCGGGTGGGAAATGATCGCAAAGGTGCGCCGGGCTTGGTGAGGCGCCACGCCGTTGAGGCTGGTCATAATGATCTCCTGATTCCGGTTCCGGCGGAGCTGCGCAAACGCGCCGGAGAGCCGGGGCGCAGCTGTCACATGGAGCCGGACGGATTGATGTTTCGTTGGCGCAAGGTCATAGAGAGAATCAGGCTAAATTTCCAGCATAGAATCACAAGCCCCCTTCCCGTCCGAGGAGAGTTCCTTGAGCCCCAGCAAATGCCTTCTCATCGGCTTGATCATGATTGCCGCCACCATAGGCATCCTGTTGGCCATGGGACGGATGCCCATCTGCGAATGCGGTTACGTTCTTTTCTGGACGCCGACGGACGATGTCTCCGGCACTTCACAGCACATCGCCGACTGGTACACGCCTTCGCATATCATTCACGGCTTCCTGTTTTACTGGTTCTTCTGGCTGGTCCTTCGTAAGCGGCCGGTGGGCGAGCGAGCGCTCGGCGCGATCTTCATCGAAGCCGCCTGGGAAATCGTCGAAAACAGCCCCTGGATCATCAATCGCTACCGCGAGGAGACGATGGCGGTCGGTTATGCCGGCGACAGCGTGCTGAACTCGACATTCGACATCTGGTGGATGCTCGTCGGCTTCTTCTTCGCCTGGCGCATGCCGGTCTGGCTCACCATATTGGCCGCCATTGCCTTCGAGCTGCTGGCGCTCTGGGTTATCCGGGACAATCTCACATTGAATGTGCTGATGCTGACCTATCCGCTCGACGCCGTGAAGGCCTGGCAAGGAGGGTAGGCCCTTCCACACGCGTCGATGCGGCGACGTGCGGCGAGAACTCCCTTGCCTATTTCACCTT is a window of Roseibium salinum DNA encoding:
- a CDS encoding DUF2585 domain-containing protein, with amino-acid sequence MSPSKCLLIGLIMIAATIGILLAMGRMPICECGYVLFWTPTDDVSGTSQHIADWYTPSHIIHGFLFYWFFWLVLRKRPVGERALGAIFIEAAWEIVENSPWIINRYREETMAVGYAGDSVLNSTFDIWWMLVGFFFAWRMPVWLTILAAIAFELLALWVIRDNLTLNVLMLTYPLDAVKAWQGG
- a CDS encoding peptide chain release factor 3 is translated as MTSLNGVAPHQARRTFAIISHPDAGKTTLTEKLLLSGGAIRAAGQVRARGERRRARSDWMKIEQERGISVSSSVMTFERNGIIYNLLDTPGHEDFSEDTYRTLTAVDAAIMVIDAAKGIETQTRKLFEVCRLRDIPIITFVNKIDREGRHALEILDEVQEALALDVSPQTWPVGMGSDFFGVYDWKKKKFHTSAGERGGPYAVTRDVSGLDDEILTGTVFDRIMDELTENVELGAEGYARFDKESFLEGHMTPVFFGSALRDYGVEELLDFIADFAPPPHSQPATGGRTIMPNEDKVTGFVFKVQANMDPKHRDRIAFVRLCSGTFKRGMKLKHVRADKTIAVSAPIFFFAEEREIADLAYPGDVIGVPNHGQLRVGDTLTEGENIHVTGLPAFAPEILRRVRLSDTMRVKQMRQGLQDLAEEGLVQIFKPDLGSNWIVGVVGALQLDVVVDRLKAEYGTEIGFEAVPYTTARWIEADNQTMQKMLTGHRMSIANDRDDRPVFLFKNAWEIGHVTEKFPDAKFRETREIVHEA